TGCTCACTGATATGGGGCTGCTGCCTCTGAGCATCTGCCTGGCCCAAAGGAAGCAACCAGTGGCCAGGGAGAAGAATTGATGGGCAGTACCTGTTTTAACACATTTAACAGGCTTACACATATTCCCTGGCCCTGGAGGCATGGCTTATACTCAGACACCTAAACTCTTCTATGCTCTGAAATAACTCCTGTGGGCTCACTGCAGGGTGTGATGGTGGCCTTGTGCCACCAGGTCATGTCCAGGAATTGTTAACAGAGTTCTAGGTGGCATGGGGCAATACTATGCCAGAGGCTGTGCCAGCAATTTAATAGGATCCATGGCCCCCTTCCAAGACTGGGGCTTGGGCTCTGGCATTATTTGTTTTAGTAGTGCAAACatcctgctggggctgctctcttcctccactTGCCTGATTTTCCTCAGAAATGTAATAACCTCTGTCAAATGGGGCTGATCCTCGCCAACGCACTCAAAATTATTGGCAAGGACCTTCAGGCCGTCAGCATGAACAGAGAACCTTAATGTCTTAGAAAAATaagctaaaaataaacagtCTGTGTATAATTTTCGGTTATACCATATAATTAACAGGAGAATTAACCGAAATGTGGACTCTGTTGTGCTGCAAAAGCTACCTCTCCTCAGGCACATGTGATTTCTCCAGCTAAGTGGGAAATCAGAAGTCAGTTTACTTCTTTCCTAGCTGTGTTGCAGCCAACGTCATGGTAAGGGGAAAATCATGCTGGGAGAATGAACAAggccaacaacaacaaactgaaATATTCCTCAAAGTCTAGAGTGCAAAAGGCTTCACAGTTAGTAGAATATGATCAGTGAAATCTATCTTGTAACAATAAACAATGAATCGTAGTTGTATAAAATGCGTTTATTTTAAAGTGGAGGTTCAAAGGCATATAATCTCCACTTCGTTTATGTTTTTGCCATCTGTTTTTTATTCTTAACATTGAGGTTGTCCTAAGTATGTGAAATATCTGTTACTGATATTCAAAAAAATGATGAGCAAAGCCCAAAGTTTGGAAATTTGTACCTCAGGGATTGGTTTCCCTTGAATATCCTGGCTGCTTGCATCAACCTTTGTatggcaaagaaaaaacactgataTCAGCAGCTGTCATGGCATCCTTAGGTGAAAAAAGGAATTAATAAGTGGCGAGGGATTGTTTTATTACTTATTCAAGCCAAGGTTGAAACAGTTTGGCTGGAAGATTATTGCTTTCCTCACCTTGAGAATATCTCAAagcaaaaattgttttcctaTCAAAAGGTTGCATTGTCAATGTTGCCTTTTGCAAAGATATTCTGCAGGAGATTTAATTATTTAGGATTCAACCAAAACCTTATTGACTTCAATTTAGGGATATCAGAAAcctaaaagcattaaaattaaagagagtattatatgaattaaaaattcCACACACACTCATATATAGTATTGTATACAGCTACTGCTTCTGGGTTCATTTGTACCTAATTGTTTTGACTAAAAGTTACAAAAAATGTTTAGTACTGGTTATATCTTATGGTTAGTACTAATTGTGAGTGCTGCAGAAGTCACACTTTCAATTCCTTTTTCCCTCTTATTTCAGGCTGTGGAACATTTACTTTACTATCTTCTGCCATTGCTGCTGTAAGTGGACTTCTAATGGGTTACGAGTTGGGCCTTATCTCTGGAGCTCTTCTTCAGATGAGTAGCATTTTAGCACTCTCTTGCAAAGAGCAGGAAATTGTTGTGAGTTCCCTTCTTTTTGGGGCCTTATTTGCATCACTTACAGGTGGATTCCTGATTGATCGTTTTGGAAGGAGATTTGCTATCATTATTGCATCATCTCTACTTGTGATGGGAAGTCTGATTTTACTGCCCCATGAATCATATGGAATACTTATTGTGGGACGAGTTGCCATAGGTATTTCCATATCATTATCATCAATTGCAACATGTGTGTATATTGCTGAGATTGCCCCACAGCACAGAAGAGGCCTTCTTGTTTCGCTAAATGAACTCATGATTGTGATAGGAATTCTCTTTGCCTATATTTCAAATTATGCATTTGCCACCGTATCTCATGGCTGGAAGTATATGTTTGGCCTTGTAATTCCATTAGGTGCCTTGCAGGCTATTGCCATGTATTTCCTTCCACCAAGTCCACGTTTTCTTGtcatgaaaaataatgatgaagCTGCAAGAAAAATACTGGAGAGGCTACGGGAAACGTCAGATGCTACTAAAGAACTTACTGTGATCAAGTCTTCCCTGAAAGATGAACATCAGTATAGTTTTGTGGACCTGTTTCGTTCAAAGAACAACATGAGGGCCCGAATGCTGGTAGGGCTCACACTCGTCTTTTTTGTGCAAACAACTGGGCAAcctaacattttattttatgcatcAACTGTTCTGAAGTCAGTTGGGTTTCAGAGCAATGAAGCTGCCAGCTTGGCTTCTACTGGAGTCGGAGTGGTTAAAGTGGTCAGCACAGTTCCAGCCACAGTTTTTGTGGATAAAGTTGGAAGTAAAACTTTTCTGTGTATTGGCTCTTCTGTTATGGCAGTATCATTGGTCACTATGGGCTTAGTGAACCGTAACATACACATGAATTTCACCAATATCTGTAGAAGCCAGTCTCCAGAGGATACCTATCAGAGTCCAGGAAACCTCACTGGTGTCACCAATGGGAGCCTCAAGGATCTCTTTTCTAGTATGGCTTTACCAGAAAGACTCTTTTTCGACATACAGAGAAACCTTGATGGCACCAGGACAGGAGAACTGAACAGGACTACCCCAGTAGGAGGCGAAAGCATGATGGGGTCTCACACAGAGAGTGGGGAGGTTTCTGTTGTCCTGAAATGGGTCTCGCTGGCCAGCCTGCTTGTTTACGTTGCTGCATTTTCCATAGGTCTTGGACCAAGTAAGTGTTTCTCTTCTCTGATTctttgtaattatttatttacaaataagTTAAGTGCTTGGATGATATGCCCATCAGGCAGTTTCCCACATGGGCAAAGTAATGTTTTCTGCTTATGTGCACTGATATTATTACAGACTGTCCTAATGTGCCTCGAGTGTGCCTTTTACAAAGAGGTCCCACCCACTAAAATTATTGGATTTATGTCCCTTGAAGGTTCACCTTCAGTGAAGCTAGGAACTGGTGTAAGACTTGTACAGAAAAGTTTCAGGGCTCCTGTCTGTCTTTCCTTCTCATGTTCTGATGTTTCTTTACACTGGGAAGGTTGAGATGTAGACATTTGCTGCTGCTAACCCATAAACCTAAGACAATGAAGAGTTCTTGGCCTCTGCATGTTAAGGCACCATCAAATCCATGAAAAGGCGACATGCCTGAGTCCAGTTGAGGATCTGACCTCCTGACTGTATGACAGTCTTCAGATATAGTGGAGAAATTTAAAGCATCATAGTTAATGAGCAAACTTCAGCATCATCATCATTGCTACTCATGGTGAAACAGCACAAGTGGAAGAACATGAAGGAGAGTTGCTGTGCAACCTTCTCCTGAGGAGAACATCTGTGTCATTTCCAGGTACCAGGAACTAAAtctcttcattctgttttctttcagtttgtttcaATAGCAGGTGCATATTACTGTATTTGAAGGGGTTGATTTTTTTAAGCTATGCTGCAAAAAGAACACATGCACAGAGTTCATTATCTATTAACTGACTTTATGTGCTCCTGTGCTCTGGCTCAAACCTGACTTGCAAACACACTGTACTTCTGCTGCACTATTACGATAAAAAACTTTCACAAGAATAAAGCCCAACAATTACAGTAACAGCAACTCCCctgcagtatttatttattttaaacattgctCACTGGGAGAGCCATGTGAGATAAACATTCATTGCCAGGGCAGCAAGCTTGGCCTTGTTATTGCAGTGTTGTTCCTCTTCTTGCAGACCCTGTGGGGACTAGATTCTGTGTTCAGTGACACAAGCTCAAAACCAGGGCTGTAGccctgaaaataaatgttgctCAAGCTTTTTCTTGGGTGTTTCAAACACAGAGTTCCTGGCCATTTGGGCTGGTCTGGTGTGACGCTATTGATAACAGTGCCCATTTCCCTGATGACTATGGAAACTGAGGTGTGTTGCCAGGCTAACCTGAGAAACCTTTGAGGCCATTGTTTGTTTCCTGACCTCTTTCTTTACTGAGAAAGTGCCCTCAAACAGCAAATGGGTAAGAACGGGCACCATCTCAGCTCCAGCTTGAAAAAATCATGTatgataaaatatgaaaaaatgtttgtgtgaagtgaagcaaagcaaagtgaagTGAAATGAAGTGAATGTAAGGTCCAGGAGAGGTACAGGCATTTCCAAATGCAGGTACACAGAAATACAGTGCTCATTCTAAACTAGTAGTGTATAGAAAATGCAATGGTAAGACAATCGAGAAGTTGTTGGAGTCTACAAAAGGTTGTCTTGGTTCTCTTGTGGTTGCATAGGCTGAGTTGGGGAGGTGGCCATGGTTTCTGTCTCATATACAACCTTCAAACATCTGCTACTTAGAGTCCAAACTcctgtattttaaaagcctAGATTTCTTATTCTTAGTCTGCCTTTCTTAGCGTGAAGAATAACGGGGCCCCCTAGCCTctataaaataaacaattttaacATGTTCACGTTATTAATCTCAGTCCAATTTGTGGCCTAGACCAGACTGTTTGCCATCACCTGTTCTACCGAGGGAGGAGGCATCAAGGCTGTAGCACTGTTTTCAGCGCTCACTGACCACAGCTGGGTGATGCCTTGTTGGCAGAAGTACTGCCAACCCACACCTCTGGATTTTCTGTATTAATGTCTCCTATACGTGATGGCTAGGGTGGTGGCAATATTGGGGATGTATGCTCTACAGATCTTATCAGGCTTTTTTTGGACAAATCACAGAGAggttctttgctttctctccacCCTACTGGACCATTTCTGGAACAAATTCAGTCACTTTGTGTCCGTGCTACATTCTTCAGGGATAAAGGAGAATCTGTGTAGTGCCATTAAGAAAATGGTGCATCCTTCTTAGGAAAGATCATACAACCTGAGCTCTATCAACttgttataattttttttctcttctttttctgggATTCTAGTCAAAGAGCTAGTTACTGTCCAAATGTGTGCAGCAAACATTtgtaaatgctgtatttttccattatttatcATTTATCTCCAAATTAGATGAAGTAGATggatttttaataaatgaaacatACACTAAATGTATTCACTCCCATTTACCAAAGCACTCAGGAAACACACTGATGAGTGTTCATAAATAGACAGTGAGAGATAAAAGCCATTTCTGCATTACAAAAGAATTCACAGATCATTGAGCATCTGCATAGTCACTTTTTTGTTTACAGGGTGTTCTGTGTTTAAATCACTAATCCTTAGGCAAGATGAAAGGAGAATTTCTGCTCCTCTGTTTTGGATATATTATGCTTGATGAAATGGGATCTACTGCTTGTTCACACTCAATTTCACACAATCTTAAGTATGTTTTTGTAGGTACAGCAAATCAGTGTTGCAtcatgctgcagagcagcacatgcTGTCTCTTCAGGGGTGTTTGCAGAGGCATTTCCAGGCAGTTACTAGCAAAGGGATCTTATCTGCCAGTTAGCCTTGTCTGAGTTGCCTTTTTCTGTGCATCAGAAAGGACATATGAAGATGGAAGATACTTACAGAGACTATGAGAAATCTCAGTCTACACAAAGAGTGAAGAACATGAAGGTCTGTCCTTGCATTGCATTCCATGGCTGTTTGCAGAGAGGCAGGCTGCTGGCACCACTGGAAAGCTGAGCCTCAAAGAAGTAGACTTGCCGTGCCTTGCACAGGGAGCTGTGAGTGCAGGCAAATGAGATGAGTACAGTGCAGAGGTAGATCACCAATTTGTCACTGAAGCTAAAAGCTAGGTGTGACcctgaaaatgattttaacGCAGAGGAAACCCAGAGAACTTCTATTCAGGGCCAGGCCCACATATGGCACAGATTAAATTGGAATTGCTGTAGGAATGAGAAAAGCCAAACTCCTGGAGTAGCagatttactttaaaaaaaaaaaaaagtNNNNNNNNNNNNNNNNNNNNNNNNNNNNNNNNNNNNNNNNNNNNNNNNNNNNNNNNNNNNNNNNNNNNNNNNNNNNNNNNNNNNNNNNNN
This genomic stretch from Meleagris gallopavo isolate NT-WF06-2002-E0010 breed Aviagen turkey brand Nicholas breeding stock chromosome 2, Turkey_5.1, whole genome shotgun sequence harbors:
- the SLC2A12 gene encoding solute carrier family 2, facilitated glucose transporter member 12, whose amino-acid sequence is MAPMQSAEELGQQCQAMRAREDEEGGRGSGHLRQLPAAAGCGTFTLLSSAIAAVSGLLMGYELGLISGALLQMSSILALSCKEQEIVVSSLLFGALFASLTGGFLIDRFGRRFAIIIASSLLVMGSLILLPHESYGILIVGRVAIGISISLSSIATCVYIAEIAPQHRRGLLVSLNELMIVIGILFAYISNYAFATVSHGWKYMFGLVIPLGALQAIAMYFLPPSPRFLVMKNNDEAARKILERLRETSDATKELTVIKSSLKDEHQYSFVDLFRSKNNMRARMLVGLTLVFFVQTTGQPNILFYASTVLKSVGFQSNEAASLASTGVGVVKVVSTVPATVFVDKVGSKTFLCIGSSVMAVSLVTMGLVNRNIHMNFTNICRSQSPEDTYQSPGNLTGVTNGSLKDLFSSMALPERLFFDIQRNLDGTRTGELNRTTPVGGESMMGSHTESGEVSVVLKWVSLASLLVYVAAFSIGLGPSKCFSSLILCNYLFTNKLSAWMICPSGSFPHGQSNVFCLCALILLQTVLMCLECAFYKEVPPTKIIGFMSLEGSPSVKLGTGVRLVQKSFRAPVCLSFSCSDVSLHWEG